In Capillimicrobium parvum, a genomic segment contains:
- a CDS encoding FmdB family zinc ribbon protein, with the protein MPIYAFRCEGCGTFDLAREVAAAGASADCPHCGEPARRVFTPPGLVRLTKPVRGLLDLEEKSADVPDVVTQMRGRPMPQAHAHGPTPPWVLAH; encoded by the coding sequence TGCCGATCTACGCATTCAGGTGCGAGGGCTGCGGGACTTTCGACCTGGCACGCGAGGTCGCCGCGGCCGGCGCATCGGCCGACTGCCCGCACTGCGGAGAGCCGGCCCGGCGGGTGTTCACGCCGCCGGGGCTGGTGCGCCTCACCAAGCCGGTCCGGGGCCTGCTCGATCTCGAGGAGAAGAGCGCCGACGTGCCGGACGTCGTCACCCAGATGCGCGGCCGGCCGATGCCGCAGGCGCACGCGCACGGACCGACGCCGCCGTGGGTGCTCGCACACTGA
- a CDS encoding MFS transporter produces MVALGLFHAWSIFVVPLEERLGLSRTALTGVYSLATASFTLAMLGAHRLLRLLAPAAVATAAGLLAAVGLAVAATGSALALWVGYGVLFGVANGLGYSVALQTAGVALPDRRGLATSLVVTAYALGPALLAAVIELGIRAIGVLATLLAASIFTLAAAAVQVPLLAGRDGGRREAVVRGRDGPHAAPRALWVLWGGFLLGAAAGLIALAHAAPLIDDFGGGASLATLGVALIAGGNALGRLAGGSLADLVDGRKLLAIAAVAEGAALLAAAALPAVAVTLAALTVVGLAYGAMSSLYPVATAQLYGAANLAVVYGRVFTAWGIAGLCAPLMASALFDMTGGYRLSLVLAGGAALGSAAVALQLPPLGRRRP; encoded by the coding sequence ATGGTCGCGTTGGGGCTGTTCCACGCGTGGAGCATCTTCGTCGTTCCGTTGGAGGAGAGGCTCGGCCTCTCGCGTACCGCGCTCACCGGGGTCTACTCGCTGGCCACGGCGAGCTTCACCCTCGCCATGCTGGGCGCGCATCGGCTGCTGCGCCTGCTTGCGCCGGCCGCGGTAGCCACGGCGGCCGGCCTGCTGGCCGCCGTGGGGTTGGCGGTCGCGGCAACCGGATCGGCGTTGGCGTTGTGGGTGGGCTACGGCGTCCTGTTCGGCGTCGCGAACGGGCTCGGCTACAGCGTCGCGCTGCAGACTGCCGGCGTCGCGCTGCCAGACCGCCGCGGTCTGGCCACGAGCCTCGTCGTGACGGCCTATGCGCTCGGGCCGGCGCTGCTCGCGGCAGTGATCGAGCTCGGCATCCGCGCCATCGGGGTGCTGGCGACCCTCCTGGCAGCGTCCATCTTCACCCTTGCGGCAGCGGCCGTCCAGGTTCCGCTGCTGGCGGGCCGGGACGGCGGCCGGCGCGAGGCTGTCGTCCGAGGTCGCGACGGTCCGCACGCCGCGCCGCGCGCGCTGTGGGTGCTGTGGGGCGGCTTCCTGCTGGGCGCCGCGGCTGGCCTGATCGCGCTTGCGCACGCTGCCCCGCTGATCGATGACTTCGGAGGCGGCGCGTCGCTCGCCACGCTGGGTGTCGCGCTCATCGCCGGGGGCAACGCGCTCGGCCGCCTCGCCGGCGGCTCGCTGGCGGACCTCGTCGACGGCCGCAAGTTGCTCGCCATCGCCGCCGTCGCCGAGGGTGCGGCGCTGCTGGCCGCCGCCGCGCTACCCGCGGTCGCGGTCACGCTCGCGGCGCTGACCGTCGTCGGCCTCGCGTACGGCGCCATGTCGAGCCTGTATCCGGTCGCCACCGCGCAGTTGTACGGCGCCGCGAACCTCGCCGTCGTCTACGGCCGTGTCTTCACCGCCTGGGGCATTGCCGGCCTCTGCGCGCCGCTGATGGCGAGCGCCCTCTTCGACATGACCGGCGGTTACCGGTTGTCGCTGGTGCTCGCCGGCGGAGCGGCGCTGGGGTCGGCGGCCGTAGCTCTCCAGCTGCCGCCGCTGGGTCGTCGACGCCCCTGA
- a CDS encoding MIP/aquaporin family protein translates to MNAALGRRLLAETIGTALLVVFGAGAVVAALTSGQGKLDYAGLGIVGFSFAFVIAAVVYMFGTTSGAHINPAVTVSLAVVRRFPWAEVVPYIAAQLLGAVIGAVLVNAIFGSRVSDLYVSGGTVVGAGFTQLQAVVAEALGTFLLMATIMALAVDRRAPAGFGGLVIGLVVACEIMVIGPISGGSVNPARTLGPDVATSIFGGSVPWQELWIYFAGPVAGAVIAVLAYVLIAQPGRDEADAREAQGTAGRVAARRVIPGEETA, encoded by the coding sequence GTGAACGCCGCCCTGGGACGCCGTCTGCTCGCCGAGACGATCGGCACCGCGCTGCTGGTCGTGTTCGGCGCCGGCGCTGTCGTCGCCGCGCTGACCTCCGGTCAAGGCAAGCTCGACTACGCCGGGCTGGGCATCGTGGGGTTCTCGTTCGCGTTCGTGATCGCCGCGGTGGTCTACATGTTCGGCACCACATCAGGGGCGCACATCAACCCGGCGGTCACGGTCTCGCTCGCCGTCGTCCGGCGCTTTCCGTGGGCCGAAGTCGTCCCCTACATCGCGGCCCAGTTGCTCGGGGCCGTCATTGGGGCAGTACTAGTCAACGCGATCTTCGGTAGTCGTGTGAGCGATCTCTACGTGTCTGGTGGGACCGTCGTCGGAGCCGGGTTCACCCAACTCCAGGCCGTGGTTGCGGAGGCGCTCGGCACGTTCCTGCTGATGGCAACGATCATGGCGCTGGCGGTCGACCGGCGCGCACCGGCAGGATTCGGGGGCCTGGTGATCGGGCTCGTGGTGGCGTGCGAGATCATGGTCATCGGACCGATCAGTGGCGGCTCGGTGAACCCCGCTCGCACGCTGGGACCCGACGTCGCGACCAGCATCTTCGGTGGCTCGGTGCCATGGCAGGAGCTCTGGATCTACTTCGCCGGCCCCGTCGCGGGAGCCGTCATAGCCGTTCTGGCGTACGTCCTGATCGCGCAGCCGGGTCGCGACGAAGCCGACGCGCGCGAGGCCCAAGGCACGGCAGGGCGCGTCGCGGCTCGCCGCGTGATTCCTGGCGAGGAGACGGCGTGA
- the fdhA gene encoding formaldehyde dehydrogenase, glutathione-independent, with protein MAGNKAVAYIEPGKVELQTIDYPKLEVHDGPGVHPDNVGRKTPHGVILKVVATNICGSDQHMVRGRTTAPAGLILGHEITGEVIEVGPGVEFIKKGDLVSAPFNIACGRCRMCKEGNTGVCLNVNPAGYGSAYGYVDMGGWVGGQAEYVMVPYADWNLLRFPDKDQALEKILDLTMLSDIFPTGYHGCVSAGVTTGSTVYIAGAGPVGLAAAHAAQLLGAAVVIVGDMNKRRLAQARSFGCETVDLGQDAPLPDQIAQIVGEPMVDAAVDAVGFEAKGHGHGGHEAPATVLNSIMEVTRQAGKLGIPGLYVTGDPGASDEAAKHGSLSIRIGLGWAKSHSFTTGQCPVMRYHRKLMNAILNERCQIAKAVNATVISLDDAPQGYQDFDQGAATKFVLDPHGMLGDKQRIGA; from the coding sequence ATGGCCGGTAACAAGGCAGTCGCTTACATCGAGCCGGGCAAGGTCGAACTGCAGACGATCGACTACCCGAAGCTCGAGGTCCATGACGGGCCGGGCGTGCACCCGGACAACGTCGGACGCAAGACGCCGCACGGGGTGATCCTCAAGGTTGTGGCGACGAACATCTGCGGTTCCGACCAGCACATGGTGCGCGGCCGCACGACTGCTCCGGCCGGGTTGATCCTTGGCCACGAGATCACCGGTGAGGTAATCGAGGTCGGCCCGGGCGTCGAGTTCATCAAGAAGGGCGACCTCGTTTCCGCCCCGTTCAACATCGCCTGCGGCCGCTGCAGAATGTGCAAAGAAGGCAACACCGGTGTCTGCTTGAACGTGAACCCCGCCGGCTACGGTTCGGCGTACGGCTACGTCGACATGGGCGGCTGGGTCGGCGGCCAGGCGGAGTACGTCATGGTCCCCTACGCGGACTGGAACCTGCTGAGGTTTCCCGACAAAGACCAGGCGCTCGAGAAGATCCTCGACCTGACGATGCTGTCGGACATCTTCCCGACCGGTTACCACGGCTGCGTGTCGGCTGGCGTGACGACCGGCTCAACGGTCTACATCGCCGGTGCCGGCCCGGTCGGATTGGCGGCCGCCCACGCCGCTCAGCTACTGGGTGCCGCCGTGGTCATCGTCGGCGACATGAACAAACGGCGCCTCGCACAGGCGCGCAGCTTCGGCTGTGAGACTGTCGACCTCGGCCAGGACGCGCCGCTGCCCGACCAGATTGCACAGATCGTGGGCGAGCCAATGGTCGACGCGGCCGTCGACGCGGTCGGCTTCGAGGCCAAGGGCCACGGCCACGGTGGCCACGAGGCGCCTGCCACGGTGCTCAACTCCATCATGGAGGTCACCCGGCAGGCGGGCAAGCTCGGCATTCCGGGCCTGTACGTCACTGGCGATCCCGGTGCCAGCGACGAGGCCGCCAAGCACGGAAGCCTGTCGATCCGAATCGGGTTGGGATGGGCCAAGTCGCACTCCTTCACGACCGGCCAGTGCCCCGTGATGCGCTACCACCGCAAGCTCATGAACGCCATCCTCAACGAGCGATGCCAGATTGCCAAGGCCGTGAACGCCACCGTGATCTCGCTCGACGACGCGCCCCAGGGCTACCAGGACTTCGACCAGGGAGCGGCCACGAAGTTCGTCCTGGATCCCCACGGGATGTTGGGCGACAAGCAGCGCATCGGCGCGTAG
- a CDS encoding DUF488 domain-containing protein, protein MKRAYARAAPDDGCRVLIDRLWPRGVSRERAKLDDWLPQLAPSRELRQWFGHDPSRFEEFRRCYIDELRNQRPRLTALRRHARDGTLTLVYAAHDTEYNDAVVLADVLRRALPADWQ, encoded by the coding sequence ATGAAGCGGGCCTACGCGCGCGCGGCACCTGATGACGGCTGCCGTGTGCTCATTGACCGGTTGTGGCCGCGCGGCGTCTCTCGCGAGCGCGCCAAGCTCGACGATTGGCTCCCACAGCTCGCACCCAGCAGGGAGCTACGACAGTGGTTTGGGCATGATCCGTCGCGCTTCGAAGAATTCCGCCGGTGCTACATCGACGAGCTGCGCAATCAGCGTCCACGTCTTACGGCGCTCCGTCGTCATGCTCGAGATGGCACTCTCACACTCGTCTACGCCGCGCACGACACCGAGTACAACGACGCTGTCGTGCTCGCGGACGTCCTGCGACGGGCACTGCCCGCGGACTGGCAATAG
- a CDS encoding carboxymuconolactone decarboxylase family protein has translation MSPPVYPPASADIAQSRKNLAPDTHDAFQRFSQAVFAAGALDPKVKQLIAVAVAHVTQCPYCITGHTKAAMRKGATEQEVMEAIWVAAEMRAGGAYAHAALAITAMHQHAAG, from the coding sequence ATGTCACCGCCCGTCTATCCGCCCGCCAGTGCTGACATCGCTCAGTCGCGCAAGAACCTGGCGCCGGACACCCACGACGCCTTCCAGCGGTTCAGCCAGGCTGTGTTCGCCGCCGGCGCACTGGACCCGAAGGTCAAGCAGCTGATCGCTGTCGCGGTCGCGCATGTCACCCAATGCCCGTACTGCATCACCGGCCACACGAAGGCCGCCATGCGCAAGGGCGCCACCGAGCAGGAAGTGATGGAGGCGATCTGGGTGGCGGCCGAGATGCGCGCCGGAGGCGCCTACGCCCACGCCGCGCTGGCCATCACGGCGATGCACCAGCACGCCGCCGGCTGA
- a CDS encoding GAF domain-containing protein, with protein MLTHASRLLAIDLDYDETVSRVAFLLSGLADWCVVETVDTDGSCAQLAVAHDDPRKRALAEQMWQLYPPTADRPDLSRRLLKTGRPELVSDVSEGFLQSVAQTADHLRMLHELGLRSLLAVPLRTRGRVLGTILLANAESSKRFTEEDLEIAEDLARRAALAIDNAALHKSEQEARRRAERAAERIGRLQALTAALSRALTPTVVAEVMLGQGAVAVGADGGFVRLLTADASHLRLVATAGTSERFARSYSLVPIMSQLPDAVVFRSGVEGYFESAAELRAASSEFASLHEESGHQAVVFVPLHGFDGPIGVMALTFADARTFDGEDRELLTALADPCDQALERARLYEAERQARAAAELAIEQTTRLQRLAAELAAALTCAEVAEVVVTEGIASIDADASALQLLSADGTMLEVVCGKGSDRALIEAGWRRFPSDLRVPSGDALRTLEPVFIESNEDIREHYPDLDGYPHMRDAGAGTRARAGAHIPLIVSGQPLGVLFLGFSRARRFSEPQRSFVVALGRQCAQALKRAQLYETELEGRGRLSRLVERLHEGVVSVDARGHVEFASSTAKQMLCAASLKEGRPVPETWLGFPLADFVAALSDADQRVVEAQVASPDRARVFSLMGIPAAGSEAVLLVVTDVSASEQRRRVEREFIDNAAHELRTPLAAITSAIERLQAGAREDPERRDRFLGHIQHESARLNRLASSLLVLARAQTREAEPQREEIPVCGLLEELVSGLTLNPGIELRLDCPADLVVHSNRDLLEHAVLNLASNAARHTTSGAIGVSARLLDDDSVMLEVSDTGSGIAPEEFDRLFDRFYRGPREVRRAGFGLGLPITKEAVEAIGGRIEIDSIHGEGTTARIVLPAVDVTMEA; from the coding sequence TTGCTGACCCACGCAAGCCGCCTGCTGGCGATCGACCTGGACTACGACGAAACCGTCTCCAGGGTCGCGTTTCTGCTGTCAGGCCTCGCCGACTGGTGCGTCGTCGAGACGGTTGACACGGACGGGTCGTGCGCCCAGCTGGCGGTCGCGCATGATGATCCGCGCAAGCGCGCACTCGCGGAGCAGATGTGGCAGCTCTATCCGCCCACCGCCGACCGTCCGGATCTATCGCGACGTCTGCTCAAGACCGGCAGGCCGGAGCTGGTGTCCGATGTCTCGGAAGGGTTCCTGCAGAGCGTCGCTCAGACCGCGGATCATCTGCGCATGCTGCACGAGCTTGGGCTTCGGTCGCTGCTGGCCGTGCCGTTGCGGACACGAGGACGAGTGTTGGGAACGATCCTGCTCGCAAACGCTGAGTCAAGCAAGCGGTTCACCGAGGAAGACCTCGAGATCGCCGAGGATCTGGCGCGGCGCGCGGCGCTGGCGATCGATAACGCTGCACTGCACAAGTCCGAACAGGAGGCCCGACGCCGCGCCGAGCGAGCGGCCGAGCGCATTGGCCGCCTCCAAGCTCTCACCGCGGCACTGTCGCGAGCGCTGACGCCCACGGTGGTTGCGGAGGTGATGCTCGGCCAGGGTGCTGTGGCGGTCGGCGCCGACGGCGGCTTCGTGCGGCTCCTGACGGCTGACGCAAGCCATCTCCGTCTTGTCGCGACAGCAGGCACGTCAGAACGCTTTGCGCGTTCGTACTCGCTTGTTCCGATTATGAGCCAGCTTCCCGACGCCGTGGTCTTTCGCTCCGGCGTGGAGGGGTATTTCGAGTCGGCCGCCGAGCTGCGGGCGGCGTCGTCGGAGTTCGCGTCACTGCACGAGGAGTCCGGGCATCAGGCGGTCGTGTTCGTCCCGCTGCATGGGTTTGATGGGCCGATCGGGGTGATGGCGCTGACCTTCGCGGACGCTCGGACGTTCGACGGTGAGGATCGTGAGCTTCTGACCGCCCTCGCGGATCCATGTGACCAGGCGCTCGAGCGCGCACGGCTCTACGAGGCCGAGCGGCAGGCCCGGGCAGCCGCCGAGCTGGCGATCGAGCAAACGACGCGCCTGCAGCGCCTCGCGGCCGAACTGGCGGCCGCGCTGACGTGCGCGGAGGTGGCCGAGGTCGTCGTGACCGAGGGGATCGCGAGCATCGACGCCGACGCCAGCGCGCTTCAGTTGCTCAGCGCCGACGGCACGATGCTCGAGGTCGTCTGTGGAAAAGGCTCGGACCGGGCACTGATCGAAGCCGGGTGGCGCCGGTTCCCCAGTGATCTGAGGGTGCCGAGCGGCGACGCGCTGCGCACGCTCGAGCCGGTGTTCATCGAGTCGAACGAGGACATTCGCGAGCACTACCCCGACCTGGACGGCTACCCCCACATGCGCGACGCGGGAGCTGGCACGCGCGCCAGGGCCGGGGCGCACATTCCGCTCATCGTGTCGGGGCAGCCCCTGGGGGTGCTGTTCCTCGGCTTCTCCCGGGCGCGCAGGTTCTCGGAGCCGCAGCGGTCGTTCGTCGTCGCGCTCGGCCGTCAATGCGCGCAGGCATTGAAGCGGGCCCAGCTCTACGAGACGGAGCTCGAAGGGCGGGGCAGGCTCAGCCGACTCGTCGAGCGGCTGCACGAAGGCGTGGTCAGCGTCGACGCACGCGGCCACGTCGAGTTCGCCAGCTCGACGGCGAAGCAGATGTTGTGCGCGGCGTCGCTCAAGGAAGGACGGCCGGTGCCAGAAACCTGGTTGGGCTTCCCGCTGGCAGACTTCGTCGCCGCCCTGTCCGACGCCGACCAACGTGTCGTGGAGGCCCAGGTGGCCAGCCCCGACCGAGCGCGTGTGTTCAGCCTGATGGGGATCCCTGCGGCTGGCTCTGAGGCGGTGCTTCTTGTGGTGACCGACGTGTCGGCGAGCGAACAGCGCCGGCGCGTCGAGCGCGAGTTCATCGACAACGCCGCGCACGAGCTGCGGACTCCGCTGGCGGCGATCACGAGCGCGATCGAGCGTCTCCAGGCCGGGGCCCGCGAGGACCCGGAGAGGCGTGACCGGTTCCTCGGCCACATCCAGCACGAATCGGCGCGCCTGAACCGGCTGGCGTCTTCGTTGCTCGTGCTCGCGCGGGCGCAGACGCGGGAGGCGGAACCGCAACGTGAGGAGATCCCCGTGTGCGGGCTGCTCGAGGAGCTGGTCAGCGGACTAACGCTCAATCCAGGCATCGAGCTGCGGCTCGACTGTCCGGCTGACCTGGTGGTCCACAGCAACCGAGACCTCCTGGAGCACGCAGTGCTCAACCTGGCCAGCAACGCCGCTCGCCACACCACCAGTGGCGCGATCGGCGTGAGCGCCCGTCTCCTCGACGACGACTCCGTGATGCTCGAGGTCAGCGATACAGGCTCCGGTATCGCACCCGAGGAGTTCGACAGGCTCTTCGATCGCTTCTATCGCGGCCCGAGGGAGGTACGGCGCGCCGGTTTCGGGCTCGGACTTCCGATCACCAAGGAGGCCGTCGAGGCGATCGGCGGCCGGATCGAGATCGATTCGATTCACGGCGAGGGCACGACTGCTCGCATCGTCCTCCCGGCTGTCGACGTCACGATGGAGGCATGA
- a CDS encoding response regulator transcription factor codes for MNERILIVEDTEAILDAVTDALAAEGFDVQGACDGTAALAVAEAEPFDLVILDVMLPGLSGTEICRRLRATSAVPIIMLTARDAEADRVLGLEIGADDYITKPFSEVELLSRVRAILRRRRLDRTGDSGLRRLGGLSIDGVKHEVVADGRPVALTPSEYKLLALLAEEPGRLFTRREIMQHLWQSTYVGDERACDAHVSTLRSKIERDRAHPERIITVPGFGYKLVAA; via the coding sequence ATGAACGAGCGCATCCTCATCGTCGAGGACACCGAGGCGATCCTCGACGCCGTCACCGATGCCCTCGCCGCAGAGGGATTCGACGTGCAGGGCGCCTGCGATGGCACGGCCGCGCTTGCGGTCGCCGAAGCCGAGCCATTCGATCTGGTGATCCTCGACGTCATGCTGCCGGGACTCTCGGGCACCGAGATCTGTCGTCGGCTGCGCGCCACAAGCGCGGTACCGATCATCATGCTCACCGCCCGCGACGCCGAAGCCGACCGCGTTCTCGGCCTCGAGATCGGCGCCGACGACTACATCACCAAGCCGTTCTCGGAGGTGGAACTGCTCAGCCGTGTTCGTGCGATCCTGCGTCGGCGGCGGCTCGACCGCACTGGAGACTCGGGTCTGCGACGACTCGGCGGGCTGAGTATCGATGGTGTCAAGCACGAGGTCGTGGCCGACGGAAGACCGGTCGCGCTCACTCCCTCGGAGTACAAGCTGCTCGCGCTGCTCGCCGAGGAGCCGGGCCGGTTGTTCACGCGCCGCGAAATCATGCAGCATCTCTGGCAGAGCACCTACGTCGGCGATGAGCGGGCTTGCGACGCGCACGTCTCGACGCTGCGCAGCAAGATCGAGCGCGACCGCGCGCACCCCGAGCGGATCATCACGGTGCCCGGCTTCGGCTACAAGCTGGTCGCTGCCTGA
- a CDS encoding RNA polymerase sigma factor produces MASASIAPSAPAGLDTVQAPAECRLRFPGGGVAYRPQLDGESLWWWQRLHGTEPLRREAIALLHERLRREAAFHIRLRVRALSAFPRSDIDDLAVEAADDALMALLRKLEDYRGDSQFWTWARRFAALEAPVSIRRRIGHDHVGIARDPDVLLNVADRGASVADQVELRERLRTVSAAIAGSLTARQRRVMVAVAINGVAPRTLAGELCTTPGAIYKMLHDARRTLRAQVAA; encoded by the coding sequence ATGGCCTCGGCATCGATCGCCCCGAGCGCGCCGGCGGGCCTGGACACGGTACAGGCGCCGGCTGAATGCAGGCTGCGCTTCCCGGGTGGGGGGGTCGCATACCGCCCGCAGCTTGATGGCGAGTCGCTGTGGTGGTGGCAGCGGCTGCACGGGACCGAGCCGCTGCGCCGCGAGGCGATCGCCCTTCTGCATGAGCGGCTGCGGCGCGAGGCCGCGTTTCACATTCGCCTGCGGGTGCGCGCGCTGTCAGCGTTTCCGCGCAGCGACATCGACGACCTTGCCGTTGAGGCGGCCGACGATGCGCTGATGGCGCTGCTGCGAAAGTTGGAGGACTACCGGGGCGACAGTCAGTTCTGGACGTGGGCGCGGCGGTTCGCCGCGTTGGAGGCGCCCGTGAGCATCCGCCGCCGCATCGGACACGACCACGTCGGGATCGCCCGTGATCCCGACGTGCTGCTGAATGTGGCCGATCGGGGCGCCTCGGTGGCCGATCAGGTGGAGCTGCGCGAACGGCTTCGAACCGTCAGCGCCGCAATCGCCGGTTCGCTGACAGCGCGTCAGCGCAGGGTGATGGTGGCGGTGGCGATAAACGGCGTGGCGCCCCGGACGCTGGCGGGCGAACTGTGCACCACGCCCGGTGCGATCTACAAGATGCTGCACGATGCGCGCCGCACGTTGCGCGCGCAGGTCGCCGCATGA
- a CDS encoding universal stress protein, with protein sequence MNQNGTPVQPSLVVVGVDGSAGAGHALRWAAAEARLRKVRLRVVHAWTIGFTGIPGGGYGYMGDSRSLSGEGISELRRAAEELLDRAITEIATEARGIEIERQVIEGGAAEVLVGAATEGDLLVVGSRGHGGLAGLLLGSISQQCAHHASCPVVIVRAPRTSASGSMSTGVAPLQRERREVRSR encoded by the coding sequence ATGAATCAGAACGGAACTCCCGTACAGCCATCCCTCGTGGTCGTCGGCGTCGACGGATCGGCCGGAGCAGGTCACGCCCTTCGCTGGGCGGCCGCCGAGGCGCGCCTGCGCAAGGTCCGGCTGCGCGTCGTCCATGCGTGGACGATCGGTTTCACGGGCATCCCGGGCGGCGGCTACGGCTACATGGGCGACAGCCGCAGCCTCTCTGGCGAGGGGATCAGCGAGCTTCGACGAGCGGCCGAGGAGTTGCTCGACCGCGCCATAACCGAGATCGCGACCGAGGCTCGAGGCATCGAGATCGAACGCCAGGTGATCGAAGGAGGAGCCGCCGAGGTCCTCGTCGGTGCCGCCACAGAGGGCGATCTCCTCGTTGTCGGATCCCGCGGGCACGGCGGACTCGCCGGCCTCCTGCTCGGCTCGATCAGCCAGCAATGTGCCCATCACGCTTCCTGTCCGGTCGTCATTGTTCGCGCCCCTCGGACATCGGCCAGCGGGTCGATGTCCACCGGTGTGGCACCGCTCCAGCGCGAGCGGCGGGAGGTGCGGTCGCGATGA